CTGGCCGTGGGCCTAATGGGCGTACTCTGCCTCACCTCGGCCGCCGAGCTGGTGGGCACGCCGCTGGGCCGCCGGGTGGCGCTGGGCCTGGGCTTGTTCTGGCTGGCGCGGCTGCTGGCGCAGTTTTTCGGCTACTCGGCGGCGCTGTGGCGCGGCAAGCGGTTTGAGACGATTATTCACGTCCTGTTTTCGGTGCTGTGGACGTATGTCAGCGCGGTATTCCTGCTGGTCGGGCTAGGAAAATGAGGGTTTTGATGGGTGGCCCTACCCCCCATTCTAGCGGCCGCCCTCCGCCGGTTTCTCGCCCCCTACCCCGCCGCCTTACCCCCACTCAAAAAGCGTCTGATGGCCCGCGCGTAGCCCTCGGCGAAGAACTTCTCCGTTAGTTTTTCCTGCGCGCCCAGGTGGCCGCAGTCTACAGTCAGCAGCTGGCGGTGCTGGCGGCGGCGGGCGGCCCGCACCACGGCGGCCGAGTCGGCCAGGGGCGTGTTTTTATCCTGGGTGCCGGCGATGAGCAGCCAGGGGCAATTGACCTGCGCCGCTACGCGGGGGTAGGCGGCGGCCTCGGCGGGCAGCGTCACAGTTTTGCCAGCAGCTTGCTGGTAGGCCACGATGCCCGGCAGGTTGCCGGGGTAGCCCTCGGTTATGAGAAAGTCGGGGCGGGCGCGGACTGCCACTTCCGACCCCAGAATGCCGCCCATCGACAGGCCCAAAATGCCCACCCGGTCGCGCGGGGCCTGACGGCGCGCCTCGGCCAGAGCAGCGCGCAGGTCAAGGGTAAACTCTTCGTAATAAAGCCGTTGTGGGTCAATGGCAAACGCCTGGCTGTGGCCGAAGCCCCGGTAGTCGAACAGCAGCGTGCGGTAGCCGGCCTCGGCCAGCGCCCAGGCCGTGTAGATGCTGCCCGACATGTTGTAGGCATCGCCACCAGCCACTACTACCGTTGTGTACTGGTCGGGAGCTTGGGCCGCGGGCTCAATCAGCCAGGCTACCAGCTTTACATGGTCGGCGGTGGTGATTTTCAGCTGCTGGTAGCGCAGACCCAGCGTATCGGGCCGGGCCCACCACGCGGCCACCGGCCGCAACGCACTGGCGGCAAACACCTGAAAAAGCAACAAGCCAAGGAGAGCTAAGCGAAGCATTATCACCGGGTTGAAAACGTAAAAAGCCAGCGCGACATGCGCTGGCTTTTCATAGACTACCGGCCCGGTGGCGGGTTGCAGCGCGCTAGGGTTTCACGCGGGCGCTCACCACCGTGAGCGCGGGGTAGGCAGGCCCCAATGCGTGGCAAATAAATAGTGACTCATCATCCGTGGGGCGGCGAATTCGCAGCAGCAGCGTCTGGTTCTGGTGTAGCCAAAGCGCCGTGTCCAGTTTCAGAGCTAAATAAGTATTCCCTCTAAGAAGAGATTCGCCTACCACTCGGGCTACCTTTTCCGGGTCTTTCACCACTACCTGTGCCTTGCCGCAGTCATAGTTGCGTCCCTGCGTCTGCACTTCAAACTCATCGGTAGCTGGGTCGTGTTTCTGGCATCCGGCAGTCGCGGCCAGCAGTAGTAAGAGGGTAAGCTTCTTCATGGCTGGCTAATTTTCAGGTAGTTGAATAGTCAGTAGATACCCTTGGCAGTGAAAGGGTTGCATCTCACCTTCCAAACCGCACCCCGAAAAAGTCGCCCTTATTCCAGGTCGGCCGCCCTACCCCCTGCGCCACCTGGTAGCCGATGAGGAAGTTGAGGCGCACGTACTGCGCGCCGGCTTCCCAGTCCAAGGTGCCGCCCGCAAAATTATCCTGCGGCTGGTGGTACGTAATGGCGCGCCACTGCTGCACGGTTTCGCTGAGGTTGTTGCGGCCGTCGGCGGTTTTGTTGCCGTACTTGAGGTGCAGCGCCGGCACGCCCTGCATCACGAAGCTGTACTGGTCGCTGCGAATAAAGCGGTTTTGCGCCGGCTCGGGGTCGGGCTCCAGGCTGATGTTGAGGTAGTCCGCGGCCGTTTTCACTTCCTGCATCAGCGAAGAATGGTCGGCCCCGAGCGGCACCATGCTCAGCAGCGGCGCGATGAGCGTGGGCATGTCGGTGTTGATATCGGCCACCAGCGCGCCCGGCGGCACGGTCGGGAATTTGGCAAAATAGGCCGAGCCGAGCAGGCCCATTTCCTCGCCCGTCATCAGCACAAATAGAAGGGAGCGCTTCGGCTTCGTTTTCAAACTCGCGTAAAGCCGGCTGATTTCCAGCACGCTGGCCACGCCGGTGGCGTTGTCGTGCGCGCCATTATAAATCGAGTCGCCGTTGATAGCTGGCCCTACCCCCAGGTGGTCGAGGTGGGCGCTGTGCACCACGTACTCGCTTTTCAGCTTGGGGTCCGAACCCATGATTTTGCCCACCACGTTGTAGCTGTCCACGTCGTGGTAGCGGCTAGCGTAACGGGCGCTCAGGCGGCCGGGCAGGGGTAGGGACGCGGGCTGGCCGGCTCGCAACGTACTCATTACTTGCCCCGTATCGCGGGCCGCGCCAGTGAATAGCTGCT
The genomic region above belongs to Hymenobacter psoromatis and contains:
- a CDS encoding M28 family peptidase, which codes for MRCLFFLLVSSQLVAAQSIAPAALAALPLARPAALEAHVRYLADDRLRGRLPGTPGYQLAVDYVVSQLKKNGVAPAGERGTYTQAVRLRRAFIEPGAVASYQPAAGAAQSLVVGPAITFYPNPGQAEVAVADAPLVFAGYGISAPELHYDDYAGLDVRGKVVVVTRQRARQFADNERQYFADLRTVLETAARHGAAGVLLAAAHAEAKLPEFPKGLVSALSPDGQVAVSRSYAAGPAQLVGSLSAVAVQQLFTGAARDTGQVMSTLRAGQPASLPLPGRLSARYASRYHDVDSYNVVGKIMGSDPKLKSEYVVHSAHLDHLGVGPAINGDSIYNGAHDNATGVASVLEISRLYASLKTKPKRSLLFVLMTGEEMGLLGSAYFAKFPTVPPGALVADINTDMPTLIAPLLSMVPLGADHSSLMQEVKTAADYLNISLEPDPEPAQNRFIRSDQYSFVMQGVPALHLKYGNKTADGRNNLSETVQQWRAITYHQPQDNFAGGTLDWEAGAQYVRLNFLIGYQVAQGVGRPTWNKGDFFGVRFGR
- a CDS encoding alpha/beta hydrolase, translating into MLRLALLGLLLFQVFAASALRPVAAWWARPDTLGLRYQQLKITTADHVKLVAWLIEPAAQAPDQYTTVVVAGGDAYNMSGSIYTAWALAEAGYRTLLFDYRGFGHSQAFAIDPQRLYYEEFTLDLRAALAEARRQAPRDRVGILGLSMGGILGSEVAVRARPDFLITEGYPGNLPGIVAYQQAAGKTVTLPAEAAAYPRVAAQVNCPWLLIAGTQDKNTPLADSAAVVRAARRRQHRQLLTVDCGHLGAQEKLTEKFFAEGYARAIRRFLSGGKAAG